The Miscanthus floridulus cultivar M001 unplaced genomic scaffold, ASM1932011v1 fs_248_1_2, whole genome shotgun sequence nucleotide sequence ACGACACAGGTATGAAGCGAGGAAGGAGAAAACTCAAATGACGAACGCCGGATGCGGTCACGGGCAAAACCACAGTGGTTTCGTGTACAGGGAGGTTTCAGTGTCCGGTTTTAACAGTTTAGGGAGTCTAAATGCCCGGTTTTAGAGCTGGGGGAGGAAAAGCGAACCCGCCCAATAGTTCAGGGAGGTAAAAAATACTTTTTCCAAACCATGACCCACTCCCTAATACTATTACAGGCCCATGTGCTAGGTCATGACAGATCCATGTGATGAAGAGCTATAGCTAGCCTGCCCCGCGAACAAACACGTTATTTTACGAAAGCGACCATGCCAAAACGACTCGGACATCGTTCTGTCTGCAGGCCGGCTTTACATGTTGATATGTTGTACTACCACAAGGTCGATCCCCCGCAAAAGCTAGCTACCTCCTAGCCAATCAGATCTCTGAAAGGTCTTGTGAATTGGGTATCACCTCAAACTTAATTCTTAGAGCTCAActtaaaactaaaactaaaaaactATAAATTATTCTAGCAAGATGTGCACTGATGGTTTTTTTAGTGTGTTCTAACTTACCTGCAACCCAAAAAGAGTTTTGCAACCTCCAGTCAATCCTATGAACTAGCCTATAGTTAATCTAAAAAGATGAAAGCCACACAAGAAAAATCACACACGGAAGCAATAAATGTAGTAAACAAAGAATTTTAGATAGATAGGGCAAACTCTCAAAGACGCGACGGTATATCTATATCTCGTGGTATCACTAGATAAAACACCACCCCTAGTCCATGTTAGAGCTCCGCTGAGGTACACCCACCTGGCCATGGCGTTGAATTTGCAACACAAGGCATTCCCCAACCATGGACTACGTTAGCTGATCGTTGACTCTTCCGATCACCATGATATACCTTTACACTATGGAGCTTCTCCACATGAGGGAGGGGTCTCCTCATCCTCTGCACAATGAATAACGAAGGTCATGAAGACATCAAGTGCTTCTGCTCACCAATATAGAAGGGCGCAACAACAAAATCTTATTTTCTGCATCTAGGTCACACAGAAAAGAAGAGGGTCGCTGGCTATAAGGCCATTACGTCATCAGTGGGAAGTCGAGAAGACCTCAAGTCCTCAGCCTCCGGCTCACCGATATACAAGGAGTCAAGGACGCAACACAGTTTAATCTTGCTCCACCCAAGACACAGATTCCATCGTTTTCGAAATTTAAATTTAAAGGAGGTCACACAAGGTCACCGATTGAAGGAGGATGTAGCTTCGAGCAAATTTAGAGGATGTAACTtcgatttttcttcttcttcttcttcttcttcttcttcttcttcttcttcttcttcttcttcttcttctcctccttcttcttcttcttcctcttcttcttcctcctcttcttcttcctcttcttcttcctcttcgtcttcttcctcttcttcctcttcctcttcttcttcctctatctGCGTAGCACAAGTAAACTGTAAACCCTGTCCGGCGAGCGGGAAAATGCGCAGTATTCGAATAAGGCCCGGCCTACAAATGATCCTGAGAAAAAGGCCCATAATCACAAAGACGGCCCAGCAGCAGAACTCTAGGCCTTCCAGTCCACTCCACTCCACACTCCGCCGCAAGCATCCAACTGAGCCCGCAACCAGCAGCATCGCCGACCGGATGCATCTCGCCGCCGACCTCCCCCCGCACCGGGGCCGAGGCGGCCCCGGCGCGGGGCCCATCGCGCTCGCTTCCGCCCTGCTCCGGCGCGAGAACCACCGGCGCCGCGCGCTCGCCTGCGGGGCCGTCCTCGCCTCCGCGCTGCTCCTCGTGGCCACGCCGCGGTTCCGCCACACCCCTGCGCTCCACCTATTCGCCGACATGCGCAATCTCCTCGGCGTGCCCAACACGCTTAACGTGCTCACCGCCTACCCGCTTCTACTCGCCGGGGTCCCGGGCCTCGTCCTCTGCCTCTGCGGCAGCGGGTGCTTCGGCGTCAGGTGCCCCCCTTACTCACCCACATGTCGTTTGATGAAATGTCTTACTAAACAAGTTCGTCTTATGCCCTGGTTTAATAATTTTCTTACACGTGAGTCAAGTGAACACATCGATAATCCTTAAATTGAGGAAATTGTGTGGATAACCAATGTTTTTAGTTAGCATAGTAGTTGACTAGTTGTGAAAGAGACCGCTCTGTTCAGTTATTCTTGAAAGCTTCGGGAGGCAATACGAGTAGCTATTGCTACCGTGTCCCAATGAGGTTCCACTAATTCAGTGGATTTTTGAGTTAAATGGGAAATGCCAATGAATCATATTGAGATCCTTTGCTGTTATAGGCACTTAAGCTTGAATCGGTCAGCCATGTCTTCTAGCATCTGCTTGCTTTGCTTCAGAATGTGCAATCCAGTCTTGCCACAGTATAGAATGGTCCGGATACTGGAATTTGAATCATGGGTGTTCAATTAAATGTAGGCTGATATGCTTCAATGGAAAGCCTATAAATGAAATGTGCGTGACCTTCCTGCTTGTTCAGATATGCCACTTCATGTGAAACTAATCTGGTTTTCTGTGAGTTGTGCTGCTTCAAGAAATTTGCTATCACGAATGATAACATGTCACTTTGTGGAATCATGTAGCTTGAGGTGGGAAGCCTCGGGATGGTTCCTCTTTTATGCTGGGAATGTAGCAGCAGCGTTTGGCTCGGCTTACTATCACCTCAAGCCAGATGATGATCGCTTAATATGGGACAGGTTGCCGGTACCTGAATACTACTTTCTTTCTGTCATCTTCTCTATTGTTTTCTCCTTCCTTTTTTCGCATGGTTTGGAGTGCATTTGGTTTTGAGAGATTAGTGTTAAAAAAATGCATTTATACACTTTAAATCCAAATCTTTGACTATAGAAAAACCGTGCACACCTGGGTTTTCAGGGTTTTAAGTTGAGACTGCCAATTGCTAATAAATGATCTGAACTGAATAATTCATTTGCATATAGACAATGAGATGGATGAATATTGAATAGTTTGTTCTGGTTATGGATACTTACTGGATGCTCCTGCGATGCAGATGATGATATCCTCCTCCTCACTTTTGTCAATATTAGTAATTGAAAGAGTTGATGAGAGGGTTGGGCTATCTTGTTTGATCTCACTCCTGTCTCTTATATTAGTGAGCAGTGCATGTGAAAGGTATAAATATTTCTGACACTCCTTCAGCTTGTTCCTCTTATGGTTTATCTCGAAATGAATACTGGAAATAAGTCCTCATCATTATGTTCTTCTGGCTGATTAGGGTTCTTGATGATATGCGTTTATGGGTGATTCTAAACTTTGTTCCTTGCATCGCCATTCCTGCAATGCTATTCTTGTTTCCTCCCAAGTATACACATTCGAGGTTTTGGTTCCTTGCTACAGGTAGCTGTAACCAACCCACTGCAATCAAAATCTGTTAGCCCTTAGCGAAAACTTTTATTTGATTCACATCTGGGTGCAGGCTTTTACCTTCTGGCAAGATTTGAAGGCCTTGCTGACAGGAAAGTTTACAGTGTGAACCGGTACTTCATTAGCGGCCATTCCCTGGAGCACCTTTGCTTTGCCCTGGTGACGTTTATACTAACTGTGATGCTGTCCTTCAGAAATATTAAGATTGCCAGGTAACCACATGATTAAATGTTATGGTACTTGAAGTCTTTGAACAAATGTTATGAACACATGATTGTCTAGGTGGGGTGGATGTCACCGAGGAAACCATTGTTCGGTTGTCACCTTCAATCTATTAAAAATGCTAGGATGGACGTCTCTCCCCCTAGTCGAATTTTTCTTATGAACACATGACTATTCTTCTCAGTTTTCACTGTGATTACTTGAGATAGCATATTCGAGCATGAGTCCATATTTGTTTGAGCAGCTTTATGTGCTTATACGCTTTCACGTTTAAAACTTCCTTTCACGTTTAAAACGTCCGTACCATTTCCCTGAAGTGCAAGCAGTATCCTCCTTTTTTTTTGTTAATGATTATTCTGCATCTTCTCCACAGGGATTCCTGACCTGTTGCTGATTGTAACATGGGTGCAGAAATTCTAGTGAAAAATTTGCAAGTTTGGAAGACGGTCTCGGAGGACAAAGAGATCCGACTAGATTCCTAGTAGATAATCTACCTTAACATTGTTCCGGTTGCCGGGGTTGATTCACCCTTCCCC carries:
- the LOC136530990 gene encoding uncharacterized protein; translation: MHLAADLPPHRGRGGPGAGPIALASALLRRENHRRRALACGAVLASALLLVATPRFRHTPALHLFADMRNLLGVPNTLNVLTAYPLLLAGVPGLVLCLCGSGCFGVSLRWEASGWFLFYAGNVAAAFGSAYYHLKPDDDRLIWDRLPMMISSSSLLSILVIERVDERVGLSCLISLLSLILVSSACERVLDDMRLWVILNFVPCIAIPAMLFLFPPKYTHSRFWFLATGFYLLARFEGLADRKVYSVNRYFISGHSLEHLCFALVTFILTVMLSFRNIKIARDS